The proteins below are encoded in one region of Bremerella sp. P1:
- the pckA gene encoding phosphoenolpyruvate carboxykinase (ATP), which produces MSKIDLKGLDIDVEDVRRNMAPSTLYEEAIRDEEDAAIADSGALIAYSGAKTGRSPKDKRVVEAEQSKDDVWWGTINIPIEDYTYRINLERAKDYLNTRKKLYVIDAFAGWDPKYRLKIRVICSRPYHALFMHTMLIRPTAEELKDFGDPDVVIYNAGRFPANRHTPGMTSKTSVDVNLEDREMVILGTEYAGEMKKGVFTMMNYYMPKQGVLSMHCSATCAPDSDQSSILFGLSGTGKTTLSADPKRLLIGDDEHCWSDDGVFNIEGGCYAKAIDLTPDNEPEIFQALRFGSVLENVVYDKEDHHVDFTDTSITQNTRGAYPIEFIRNAKIPCVAGHPSDAIFLTCDAFGVLPPVSRLTPAQAMYHFISGYTAKIAGTEMGVTEPQATFSPCFGGPFLVWHPGKYAELLADKLRKHNTNVWLVNTGWTGGAHGVGSRIKLKYTRAIVDAIHNGELAKAPTAVDPVFGLHVVQSCPGVPSEMLNPQSTWEDPAQYFATASRLASLFIDNFQKYASGVTEEVRQAGPVTETSV; this is translated from the coding sequence ATGAGTAAGATCGATTTAAAAGGATTGGATATCGATGTCGAAGACGTACGCCGGAATATGGCCCCTTCGACTCTCTATGAAGAAGCCATTCGAGACGAGGAAGACGCGGCCATCGCCGATTCCGGGGCTCTGATTGCCTACAGTGGTGCAAAGACCGGGCGGTCTCCGAAAGACAAGCGAGTTGTCGAAGCGGAACAGTCGAAGGACGACGTCTGGTGGGGAACGATCAATATCCCCATCGAAGACTACACCTATCGCATCAATCTCGAGCGGGCCAAAGATTATCTAAATACGCGCAAGAAGCTGTATGTCATTGATGCGTTTGCCGGCTGGGATCCGAAATACCGCCTGAAGATTCGGGTGATCTGCTCGCGCCCTTATCACGCGTTGTTCATGCACACCATGCTGATCCGGCCAACCGCCGAGGAACTGAAGGATTTTGGCGATCCGGACGTGGTGATCTACAACGCCGGCCGTTTTCCGGCCAATCGCCATACGCCTGGGATGACCTCGAAGACCAGTGTGGACGTCAATCTAGAAGACCGCGAGATGGTCATCCTCGGCACGGAATACGCCGGGGAAATGAAGAAGGGCGTCTTCACCATGATGAACTATTACATGCCCAAGCAGGGCGTGCTGTCGATGCATTGCAGTGCGACCTGTGCTCCCGATTCGGATCAAAGCAGTATCCTGTTCGGCCTTTCTGGTACCGGCAAGACAACGCTTTCCGCTGATCCGAAGCGGCTGTTGATCGGCGATGACGAGCATTGCTGGAGCGATGACGGCGTCTTCAATATTGAAGGGGGCTGCTACGCCAAAGCGATCGATCTGACGCCTGACAATGAGCCCGAGATCTTCCAGGCACTGCGTTTTGGTTCGGTTTTAGAGAACGTGGTTTACGACAAAGAAGATCATCACGTTGACTTCACGGATACCAGCATCACGCAGAATACGCGTGGGGCGTATCCGATTGAGTTCATTCGCAACGCCAAGATTCCGTGCGTTGCTGGGCATCCGAGCGATGCGATCTTCTTGACCTGCGACGCGTTTGGCGTGCTTCCGCCGGTTAGCCGGCTGACGCCTGCCCAGGCCATGTACCACTTCATTTCCGGTTACACGGCCAAGATTGCCGGTACCGAAATGGGTGTTACCGAACCGCAAGCAACGTTTAGTCCTTGCTTCGGAGGTCCCTTCCTCGTGTGGCATCCCGGCAAATACGCCGAACTTCTGGCCGACAAGTTGAGAAAGCACAACACGAATGTGTGGCTCGTGAACACGGGCTGGACGGGCGGTGCTCACGGCGTTGGGTCGCGGATCAAGCTGAAATATACCCGAGCTATTGTCGATGCCATCCACAACGGCGAGTTGGCCAAGGCTCCGACGGCGGTTGACCCCGTGTTTGGTCTTCATGTGGTTCAGTCGTGTCCTGGGGTTCCCAGTGAGATGCTCAACCCGCAAAGCACCTGGGAGGATCCTGCCCAGTACTTTGCTACCGCATCGAGATTGGCGTCACTTTTTATTGATAATTTCCAGAAGTACGCCTCTGGGGTTACGGAAGAAGTACGTCAGGCAGGGCCAGTCACCGAAACTTCTGTCTAA
- a CDS encoding sulfatase codes for MTTRVFPCLLLFLLITCCWGVTAQAAEAKRPNFVFFLVDDLGWADLTCYGSTFHETPNIDALASSGMKFNQAYTACPVCSPTRASILTGRHPVRVDVTDWIPGNGGTGKFLQVQDRDNLALDEVTIAEVLKGEGYQTFFAGKWHLGDEGHWPTDQGFDTNIGGNHKGSPPGGYYAPWKNPTLEAKKDGEYLTERLTEESIHFLETRDVEKPFFLYLCYYNVHTPITPYKKRVEHFQEKAEKTFQDKTPTIVEHNGQSRARQDNAAYASMVAAVDQSVGDILDKLEELKLDDNTVVCFFSDNGGLCTLRGAGPTCNLPLRSGKGWLYEGGVRSPMIVRAPGVTAAGSVSESPVVSTDFFPTMLDLADLPLQPKLHADGQSLIDLLEEEKSPEPRAFYWHYPHYHGSTWTPGASIRDGDWKLIEFYEYDEVELYNLAKDPGEQNDLSQSMPEKTTELREKLKAWQKKMNAKMPEPNPKYRGGAK; via the coding sequence ATGACGACTCGAGTCTTCCCCTGCCTGCTGCTTTTCTTACTGATCACATGTTGCTGGGGCGTCACTGCCCAAGCCGCCGAAGCCAAACGCCCCAACTTTGTCTTCTTCCTTGTGGATGACCTCGGCTGGGCAGACCTGACTTGCTACGGCAGTACCTTCCACGAGACCCCCAATATTGATGCCTTGGCCTCAAGTGGGATGAAATTCAATCAGGCGTACACGGCATGTCCCGTATGCTCGCCAACACGGGCCTCGATTCTGACCGGCCGCCACCCAGTGCGGGTGGATGTGACTGACTGGATTCCTGGCAATGGGGGCACCGGCAAGTTCCTTCAGGTCCAAGATCGCGATAACCTGGCACTAGATGAAGTGACAATCGCCGAGGTGCTGAAAGGGGAGGGGTACCAAACCTTCTTTGCGGGCAAATGGCACCTAGGGGATGAAGGGCATTGGCCCACCGATCAAGGTTTCGATACCAACATCGGCGGGAATCATAAGGGTTCGCCTCCTGGTGGTTACTACGCTCCTTGGAAAAACCCCACGCTTGAGGCCAAGAAGGATGGGGAATACCTGACCGAGCGACTGACCGAGGAGTCGATTCACTTCCTAGAGACACGCGACGTGGAGAAGCCGTTCTTCCTGTATCTCTGCTATTACAATGTTCACACCCCGATCACCCCCTACAAAAAGCGGGTTGAGCACTTCCAGGAAAAGGCCGAAAAGACCTTTCAGGATAAGACACCGACGATCGTCGAGCACAACGGGCAATCGCGAGCCCGCCAGGACAACGCCGCGTACGCTTCGATGGTCGCCGCGGTCGATCAAAGCGTTGGGGATATCCTCGATAAACTCGAGGAGTTGAAGCTGGACGATAATACGGTCGTTTGTTTCTTCTCGGACAACGGCGGCCTGTGTACCCTGCGTGGCGCTGGCCCGACGTGTAACTTGCCGCTCCGAAGTGGCAAGGGATGGTTGTATGAAGGGGGCGTGCGAAGCCCGATGATCGTGCGTGCTCCCGGGGTGACCGCCGCGGGTAGCGTATCAGAATCGCCGGTTGTCAGCACCGACTTCTTCCCAACAATGCTGGACCTGGCCGATTTACCGCTGCAGCCCAAGCTGCATGCCGATGGTCAATCGCTGATCGACTTGTTGGAAGAGGAGAAGTCGCCGGAACCTCGAGCCTTCTATTGGCACTATCCTCATTACCACGGTTCGACCTGGACACCGGGTGCTTCGATTCGCGACGGCGATTGGAAGCTGATCGAGTTTTACGAATATGACGAGGTCGAACTCTACAACCTTGCCAAAGACCCCGGCGAGCAGAACGACTTGAGCCAGTCGATGCCGGAAAAGACGACCGAGCTTCGCGAGAAGCTAAAAGCCTGGCAGAAGAAGATGAACGCCAAAATGCCAGAGCCTAACCCTAAGTATCGCGGCGGCGCGAAATAG
- a CDS encoding MFS transporter encodes MLNSKVIGLSVMMFLQFFVWGAWYVTVGNFMAANGMTDQISWAYTVAPIAAIISPFFLGFVADRYFASERVLGSLHILGACAMLAAPFTATISPLAFILTLLVHVLCYMPTLGLTNTLAFHNIEDQEKQFPIIRVFGTIGWIAANLTVSSVFGADTSAQQFYITAVAGVALGIFSFFLPHTPPPSKGKAVTFREIIGADTLSMMKERSFFIFILGSFLICIPLAAYYAFAPVFVKHTGFEAPASYMSLGQMSEIVFMLLMPLFFARLGVKWMLFVGMAAWVLRYGLFAGAEGLEGSLAYGMVIGGILLHGICYDFFFVTGFIYTDKKCTKETRGQAQGFLVLVTQGLGLGIGAQVMGWLFGSLTDADGATNWQMLWLIPCIASGVIMVIFGLLFNDKVDASDEEAGYGTDDAPATEPSH; translated from the coding sequence ATGCTGAATTCTAAGGTCATCGGACTCTCGGTGATGATGTTCCTCCAATTTTTTGTCTGGGGAGCATGGTACGTAACGGTCGGTAATTTCATGGCTGCCAATGGAATGACCGACCAGATTAGTTGGGCCTACACCGTGGCTCCGATCGCGGCGATCATTTCTCCCTTCTTCTTGGGGTTTGTCGCCGACAGGTACTTCGCATCGGAACGGGTCTTGGGCTCGCTGCACATTTTGGGTGCCTGTGCGATGCTGGCCGCTCCATTCACGGCCACGATCAGCCCACTGGCGTTTATTCTGACGCTTTTGGTTCATGTGTTGTGCTACATGCCGACGCTTGGGCTTACCAACACGTTGGCATTCCATAACATCGAAGACCAAGAAAAGCAGTTTCCGATCATTCGCGTATTCGGCACTATTGGGTGGATCGCCGCAAACCTGACCGTCAGTAGTGTTTTCGGTGCCGATACGTCAGCTCAGCAGTTCTACATCACGGCGGTTGCAGGGGTGGCGCTGGGTATTTTCAGCTTCTTTCTGCCTCACACGCCACCTCCATCGAAGGGGAAAGCCGTTACTTTTCGCGAGATCATTGGCGCCGATACGCTTTCGATGATGAAGGAACGATCGTTCTTCATCTTCATTTTGGGATCGTTCCTGATTTGTATTCCGTTGGCGGCTTACTATGCATTCGCACCAGTCTTCGTTAAGCACACCGGCTTTGAAGCACCTGCCAGTTACATGTCGTTAGGGCAAATGTCCGAAATCGTATTCATGCTGTTGATGCCTCTCTTCTTCGCACGATTAGGCGTGAAGTGGATGTTGTTCGTGGGTATGGCGGCTTGGGTGCTACGTTACGGTTTGTTTGCCGGTGCGGAAGGGCTGGAAGGCAGTTTGGCCTACGGCATGGTCATCGGCGGCATCTTGCTGCACGGTATCTGTTATGACTTCTTCTTTGTCACCGGGTTTATTTATACGGACAAGAAGTGCACGAAGGAGACGCGCGGTCAGGCCCAAGGATTCCTGGTCTTGGTTACCCAGGGTCTGGGTTTAGGGATTGGAGCCCAGGTCATGGGATGGTTGTTCGGCTCGCTGACAGACGCTGATGGTGCGACCAACTGGCAAATGCTCTGGCTGATTCCTTGTATTGCCTCCGGCGTCATCATGGTGATCTTTGGTCTGCTGTTTAATGATAAGGTCGACGCCTCGGATGAAGAGGCTGGCTACGGAACCGACGACGCTCCAGCGACTGAACCGTCACATTAA
- a CDS encoding Flp family type IVb pilin, translating into MQGLIQKVQNFLVSEDGPTAVEYAVMLALIVIVCLTAIQAIGTQANATFTKIGTDMQTANTTGGAV; encoded by the coding sequence ATGCAAGGTCTCATCCAGAAGGTACAGAACTTTCTCGTATCGGAAGACGGTCCCACCGCGGTTGAATACGCCGTGATGCTGGCTCTGATCGTCATCGTATGTCTGACCGCTATTCAAGCGATCGGTACCCAGGCGAACGCTACGTTCACCAAGATTGGTACGGACATGCAAACTGCTAACACCACTGGTGGTGCGGTATAA
- a CDS encoding A24 family peptidase yields the protein MDLFVSLAEAIAENWPVWVVTFTLILAAVIDGFELKVPNWITFPFVASGWVYSFCAFGLEGLGWSLLGTVVGLLLLLPAYSIGGMGAGDVKLLAGVGAWMHGTHTFYAFCISAIVGAVLAVGMVAVRKAWKKHSDNARIILNEIMTIRDPNQLSSIAAERKPTMLLLPYGIPIAIGTIGYFLWMGLLV from the coding sequence ATGGATCTTTTTGTAAGCTTGGCGGAAGCAATTGCAGAAAATTGGCCCGTCTGGGTCGTCACCTTTACCTTGATTCTGGCCGCAGTCATCGACGGTTTTGAATTGAAGGTTCCTAACTGGATCACCTTCCCCTTCGTTGCTAGCGGCTGGGTCTACAGCTTCTGCGCGTTTGGATTGGAAGGACTGGGTTGGAGTTTGCTGGGCACCGTTGTCGGTCTGCTTCTGCTGCTTCCGGCCTACTCAATCGGCGGCATGGGTGCCGGCGACGTGAAGCTCTTGGCTGGTGTCGGAGCCTGGATGCACGGAACGCACACCTTCTATGCCTTCTGCATCTCGGCAATTGTCGGAGCCGTCCTGGCTGTCGGTATGGTTGCCGTTCGCAAGGCCTGGAAGAAGCACTCGGACAACGCTCGAATCATCCTGAATGAGATCATGACCATTCGTGATCCGAACCAGCTTTCGAGCATCGCTGCGGAGCGAAAGCCTACTATGCTGCTGCTCCCCTATGGTATTCCGATTGCCATCGGAACCATCGGTTACTTCCTCTGGATGGGGCTGCTTGTATGA
- a CDS encoding TadE/TadG family type IV pilus assembly protein, with the protein MEFAIVAPLFFLLIFGMIEYGRMVMVQQVITNASREGARRAVLDGATTTGVVSAVNEILDSAAVDSDAADVIVSPDPPENAGFGGAVTVTVQIPFAKVSWLPSPMYLGSTTLEAKTAMRRETVQ; encoded by the coding sequence GTGGAGTTTGCCATTGTAGCTCCGCTGTTCTTCCTGCTGATCTTCGGAATGATTGAATACGGTCGAATGGTGATGGTGCAGCAAGTGATAACCAACGCATCACGCGAAGGGGCTCGACGAGCTGTTCTAGACGGAGCGACCACCACTGGGGTTGTCTCAGCGGTAAATGAAATCCTGGATTCGGCAGCTGTCGACAGTGATGCTGCCGATGTCATTGTGTCTCCTGATCCACCTGAGAACGCTGGGTTTGGTGGGGCCGTGACAGTCACTGTACAGATTCCGTTTGCGAAGGTCAGCTGGTTGCCGTCTCCCATGTACCTGGGATCGACAACGTTGGAAGCGAAGACCGCAATGCGGAGAGAAACCGTTCAATGA
- the cpaB gene encoding Flp pilus assembly protein CpaB: MRPKSLILIIIALGCGLVASIGISQVLEQQSAQPVPQVEMENIFVALEDIDINEPIKPEMIKLEPWPADKIPEGAIRELENVEERRPRSRLFAGEVILEGKLFGSDEDQGASKLIPKGYRVHSIRVTAESAAGNLILPGDRVDVLVYLQVMNQNNRNQKKQVTRTILTNCRVFAVNEQIHRETDSQGNSIAAKTVSLLVNPKQVEILVLASRLGSLSLSLRPPDESGEDEAGTTDDATISELLGITEDADPDMDNQPKQPAVAQDKKPSGGGFLDFLKNSQAALTSPTVGAMPAPAEPEWTMDLLSPDGVRRFEFGEIEELPQEVSPGSSSRASSMRTSMPAPFPTLPAGSVGQPSQPVDSGSADGVDMKPSDNDSDSMPAESDSDFGPDDA, from the coding sequence ATGCGTCCTAAATCACTAATTCTGATCATTATCGCCCTTGGGTGCGGGTTGGTTGCCTCGATTGGCATCAGCCAGGTGCTCGAGCAGCAGTCGGCTCAGCCGGTACCTCAAGTAGAAATGGAGAATATCTTCGTTGCTCTTGAGGACATCGACATTAACGAACCGATCAAGCCCGAGATGATCAAGCTTGAACCATGGCCCGCAGACAAGATTCCCGAAGGAGCAATTCGCGAGTTGGAAAACGTTGAAGAACGTCGTCCTCGTTCGCGTCTGTTCGCCGGCGAAGTCATTTTGGAAGGAAAGCTCTTCGGTTCTGACGAAGACCAGGGTGCTTCCAAGTTGATTCCCAAAGGGTATCGCGTTCACTCGATTCGCGTGACCGCTGAGAGTGCCGCTGGAAATCTGATTCTGCCAGGTGACCGTGTTGACGTGCTGGTTTATCTGCAAGTGATGAATCAGAACAACCGCAACCAGAAGAAACAGGTGACACGTACGATTCTGACGAATTGCCGCGTGTTCGCCGTGAACGAACAAATTCATCGCGAAACCGATTCGCAAGGGAACTCGATCGCGGCCAAGACCGTATCGCTCTTGGTCAACCCGAAGCAGGTCGAGATTCTCGTCCTTGCCTCACGATTGGGTAGCCTGAGCCTGTCGCTGCGTCCGCCAGATGAAAGCGGCGAGGACGAAGCAGGTACGACCGACGACGCGACGATCTCGGAACTGCTCGGTATTACCGAAGACGCTGATCCCGACATGGACAATCAGCCGAAGCAACCGGCAGTTGCTCAAGACAAGAAGCCTTCGGGCGGTGGATTCCTCGACTTCCTGAAGAACTCGCAAGCAGCTCTCACTTCGCCTACCGTTGGCGCCATGCCAGCACCGGCGGAACCGGAATGGACAATGGATCTGCTCAGCCCGGATGGAGTGCGACGTTTTGAATTCGGCGAAATCGAAGAACTTCCGCAGGAAGTCAGCCCCGGCTCTTCGAGCCGAGCCAGCTCGATGCGAACTTCGATGCCAGCACCTTTTCCGACCTTGCCAGCTGGCTCGGTCGGTCAACCCTCGCAGCCTGTGGACAGTGGTTCCGCAGACGGCGTGGATATGAAGCCTAGCGATAATGATAGTGACTCCATGCCAGCGGAGTCAGATTCAGACTTTGGACCGGACGACGCCTAA
- a CDS encoding type II and III secretion system protein family protein has product MITKYRFARQLVTTAALMMLTAFSGSIQAQNEAPGVNFQVANPNQRLEMIVNSSRIFTLDEKIPKAQVNNPDLIRLTPLSPNKIQVSALKPGVTQVNLWAEDGTIFTVDVIVIGDGRELQMLLESEFPNASIKVRPLASSVVLSGFVDRPDAISRIVQMAEDYYPKVINNITVGGVQQVMLKVKVYEVSRTKLRTMGFDWAAVSGNDYIVQSVSGIISSVAQGGGSVTSTGAETVTFGVIGNNSSFFGFVEALRQNNLAKLLSEPTINAMSGRPASFLSGGEVPIQVASGLGTTSIEFKEFGTRVDVVPIVLGNGNIRLEVRPLVSEVDSSLAVDGTPGFRTRWVDTAVEMKAGQTFALAGLIQEKIETENRGIPYLADIPWAGAAFRRVQDRRNEVELLIIVTPELVGPLNPGEEPCAMPGTSSGPLNDTELYWRGYMEVPNCGPGSCQTGMLGPTGPSVIEGELIEQGTPLMEVPSPTSATAPTFEGNTRMQGVHTPSGPRTSPVSIQPNPGVRPSSVQSSAPAQPAGPMPTMIGPSGYDTLDF; this is encoded by the coding sequence ATGATTACCAAGTACCGCTTCGCGCGACAACTTGTCACGACCGCAGCTCTGATGATGCTGACCGCTTTTAGCGGAAGCATTCAGGCTCAGAACGAGGCCCCCGGCGTCAACTTTCAGGTCGCCAATCCAAATCAGCGGTTGGAGATGATTGTTAACTCCAGTCGCATCTTTACCTTGGATGAGAAGATCCCCAAGGCTCAGGTCAACAACCCTGATCTCATTCGGTTGACTCCACTGTCGCCGAACAAGATTCAGGTCTCGGCCTTGAAGCCTGGTGTCACACAGGTCAACCTGTGGGCAGAGGACGGCACGATTTTCACCGTCGACGTCATTGTCATCGGTGATGGTCGTGAACTCCAAATGCTTCTGGAAAGCGAATTTCCAAACGCTTCCATCAAGGTTCGTCCCCTGGCGAGCAGCGTGGTGCTGTCGGGCTTTGTCGATCGCCCAGACGCCATCAGCCGCATCGTTCAGATGGCTGAAGACTACTACCCGAAAGTGATCAACAACATCACCGTGGGTGGCGTTCAGCAGGTCATGCTGAAGGTAAAGGTCTACGAAGTTTCGCGAACCAAGCTGCGAACGATGGGCTTTGACTGGGCAGCTGTCAGCGGAAACGATTACATCGTTCAAAGCGTCAGCGGTATTATCTCCAGCGTTGCTCAAGGTGGTGGTTCGGTCACGTCCACCGGTGCAGAGACGGTCACCTTCGGCGTGATTGGTAACAACAGTTCTTTCTTTGGCTTTGTCGAAGCTTTGCGACAGAACAACCTGGCCAAATTGCTTTCGGAGCCAACCATCAATGCCATGAGCGGCCGTCCGGCAAGCTTCCTGTCTGGTGGTGAAGTGCCGATTCAGGTTGCATCCGGTCTGGGTACGACTTCGATCGAGTTTAAGGAATTTGGTACCCGCGTCGACGTTGTGCCGATCGTCCTGGGTAACGGAAACATTCGCTTGGAAGTTCGTCCTTTGGTCAGCGAAGTCGACTCCAGCTTGGCGGTCGATGGAACACCTGGTTTCCGTACTCGTTGGGTCGACACGGCCGTCGAAATGAAGGCTGGTCAAACGTTCGCCCTGGCTGGTCTGATCCAGGAAAAGATCGAAACGGAAAACCGCGGTATTCCTTACCTGGCTGACATTCCTTGGGCCGGTGCCGCATTCCGCCGCGTTCAGGATCGTCGCAACGAAGTCGAACTACTGATTATTGTCACGCCAGAACTGGTCGGCCCGCTGAATCCAGGCGAAGAGCCTTGTGCAATGCCTGGCACCTCGAGCGGCCCGCTCAACGATACCGAACTGTACTGGCGAGGTTACATGGAAGTGCCGAACTGCGGTCCTGGTTCCTGCCAAACCGGCATGCTTGGCCCAACGGGTCCTTCGGTTATCGAAGGAGAACTGATCGAGCAGGGCACGCCTCTGATGGAGGTTCCTTCGCCGACCTCGGCCACGGCACCAACGTTTGAGGGGAACACTCGAATGCAAGGAGTCCATACTCCGTCGGGGCCGCGAACTTCCCCAGTATCGATCCAGCCTAACCCTGGAGTGCGACCTTCTTCCGTACAATCGTCAGCACCGGCTCAACCGGCAGGACCGATGCCCACGATGATTGGTCCATCGGGCTACGATACGCTTGATTTTTAA
- a CDS encoding nucleotide-binding protein: protein MSNVLRVALVDPKDSSRESLKSTLLGMDIVWLEAECSRYEFFSDVVGQTNPDIGIVAIDSDPEKAIRLIQEVHESTPDCSILVISGSSDGQLILKAMRAGAKEFLTQPLDIEDLVSALERIGHHRFGKGESKSRGCKVITVCGATGGVGSTSMAVNLGCILAAQEGNNVALIDLDLALGDSDVFLDTIPDYTLLDVAQNIKRLDFNLLKRSLTRHSSGLYLLPRPVQLQEEAPISPDDLSRVIGLMKATFTHLIIDTSKSYSSLDIVAMQEANINLMTIQLDLPCLRNVVRLMMSFSEIDGLKEKTRVIVNRVGLDNGEISLKKAQETIGSEIYWQIPNEYRVMVEVRNNGVPLIEQAPRAGITQALVGLAESLSGDSAKKNANGKSGIGRWFGFLSSKGEKTAKSEESEAQATE, encoded by the coding sequence ATGAGCAATGTATTACGAGTCGCCCTAGTCGATCCGAAGGACTCATCGCGAGAATCGCTCAAGTCAACGCTGCTCGGGATGGACATTGTTTGGCTGGAAGCCGAGTGTTCACGCTACGAGTTCTTTTCTGACGTCGTAGGCCAAACCAATCCGGATATTGGAATCGTCGCGATCGATTCCGATCCTGAGAAGGCCATTCGCCTGATTCAAGAGGTGCATGAAAGCACGCCTGATTGCAGCATCTTGGTCATCAGTGGATCCAGCGACGGCCAACTCATCCTCAAAGCGATGCGTGCCGGAGCCAAAGAGTTTCTCACCCAACCGCTGGACATCGAAGACCTGGTGAGTGCCCTGGAGCGAATCGGTCATCATCGCTTCGGCAAAGGGGAGTCCAAGTCGCGTGGTTGCAAGGTCATCACCGTGTGTGGTGCGACCGGCGGCGTAGGATCGACCAGCATGGCGGTCAACTTGGGTTGCATCCTGGCGGCTCAAGAAGGTAACAACGTCGCCCTGATCGACCTCGACCTGGCACTGGGCGATAGCGATGTCTTTCTGGACACGATTCCCGACTACACATTGCTAGACGTTGCTCAGAACATCAAACGCCTCGACTTCAACCTGCTGAAGCGTTCGTTGACGCGTCATAGCAGTGGGCTGTATCTGCTGCCTCGCCCCGTCCAGCTTCAGGAAGAAGCCCCGATTAGTCCTGACGATTTGTCGCGTGTGATTGGTCTGATGAAGGCGACCTTCACGCACTTGATCATCGATACATCCAAGTCTTACTCGTCGCTCGACATCGTGGCGATGCAGGAAGCGAATATCAACCTGATGACCATTCAGTTGGATCTGCCTTGCCTCCGCAACGTGGTTCGTCTGATGATGAGCTTCAGCGAAATCGACGGGTTGAAGGAAAAGACTCGAGTCATTGTGAATCGTGTTGGTTTAGACAACGGTGAGATCAGCCTTAAGAAGGCTCAGGAAACGATCGGTAGCGAGATCTACTGGCAGATTCCTAACGAGTACCGCGTGATGGTCGAGGTTCGCAACAATGGCGTGCCACTGATCGAGCAAGCTCCGCGGGCTGGTATTACCCAGGCACTGGTCGGCTTGGCCGAGTCGCTGTCGGGCGATAGCGCGAAAAAGAATGCCAACGGAAAGTCCGGAATTGGCCGATGGTTCGGTTTCCTCTCTTCGAAGGGGGAGAAGACCGCAAAGTCGGAAGAATCGGAAGCCCAAGCAACCGAATAA